A DNA window from Gammaproteobacteria bacterium contains the following coding sequences:
- the ahcY gene encoding Adenosylhomocysteinase, with the protein MTSTPPPVDLAPAYRVADMSLAAWGRKEIAIAETEMPGLMALREEYAARKPLAGARISGSLHMTIQTAVLIETLVALGAEVRWASCNIYSTQDHAASAIAAAGVPVFAWKGENLEEYWWCTEQALTWPDGKGPNMILDDGGDATLLIHKGKEFEAAGTVPAPAPGDSEDWTEFLKLLANSFAQNPGKWTAAAATIRGVTEETTTGVHRLYQMQEKDALLFPAMNVNDSVTKSKFDNLYGCRESLLDGIKRATDVMIAGKICVVSGYGDVGKGCAQAFRGMGATVLVTEIDPICALQASMEGYRVVTIEEAAPIGDIFVTATGNLRVINHDHMIRMKNEAIVCNIGHFDSEIDIAALEGYTWEEIKPQVDHVIFPDGKKIIVLAKGRLVNLGCATGHPSFVMSASFTNQVMAQMELYANYANYKREVYVLPKALDEKVARLHLKKIGAHLTELSDEQAAYIGVPKHGPYKPNHYRY; encoded by the coding sequence ATGACCAGCACACCACCGCCTGTGGACCTCGCCCCCGCCTACCGGGTGGCAGATATGAGCCTTGCCGCCTGGGGCCGCAAAGAAATCGCCATCGCCGAGACCGAGATGCCGGGCCTCATGGCCCTGCGCGAGGAATATGCCGCCCGTAAACCTCTTGCTGGGGCGCGTATTTCCGGCAGCCTGCACATGACCATCCAGACCGCAGTCCTCATCGAGACCTTGGTGGCGCTAGGGGCTGAGGTGCGTTGGGCGTCGTGCAATATCTACTCGACCCAAGACCACGCCGCCTCTGCTATTGCCGCCGCTGGGGTCCCGGTCTTCGCCTGGAAGGGCGAAAACCTGGAGGAATATTGGTGGTGTACCGAGCAGGCTCTCACTTGGCCCGACGGTAAGGGTCCCAATATGATCCTGGACGATGGCGGTGACGCCACGCTCCTTATTCACAAGGGCAAGGAATTCGAGGCCGCCGGGACCGTTCCTGCGCCCGCCCCGGGCGATTCCGAGGATTGGACGGAATTCCTCAAACTATTGGCCAATAGTTTTGCGCAGAATCCCGGTAAGTGGACCGCTGCCGCCGCTACGATTCGCGGCGTGACCGAGGAAACTACTACCGGCGTTCATCGTCTCTACCAGATGCAGGAAAAGGACGCATTGCTCTTTCCAGCGATGAACGTCAACGACTCGGTTACCAAGAGCAAATTCGATAATCTCTATGGCTGCCGCGAATCGCTTCTTGACGGTATTAAACGCGCTACCGATGTCATGATCGCCGGCAAGATCTGCGTAGTCTCCGGTTATGGCGACGTAGGCAAAGGTTGCGCCCAGGCCTTTCGGGGAATGGGTGCCACGGTATTAGTTACCGAGATCGACCCTATTTGCGCTCTTCAGGCATCCATGGAAGGTTATCGGGTCGTAACCATTGAAGAGGCCGCCCCGATAGGTGATATCTTCGTCACCGCTACCGGTAATTTGCGGGTCATTAACCATGACCACATGATACGGATGAAGAATGAGGCCATTGTCTGCAATATCGGCCATTTCGATTCCGAGATCGATATTGCCGCCCTTGAGGGTTATACCTGGGAAGAGATCAAGCCGCAGGTTGACCACGTAATCTTCCCCGACGGCAAAAAGATCATTGTGCTCGCCAAGGGGCGCTTGGTTAATCTCGGGTGTGCCACTGGTCATCCGAGCTTTGTCATGTCGGCATCCTTTACCAATCAGGTCATGGCCCAGATGGAACTCTACGCCAATTACGCTAACTATAAGCGGGAGGTCTATGTCCTGCCCAAGGCGCTCGACGAAAAGGTGGCACGGTTACATCTGAAGAAGATTGGCGCACACCTGACAGAATTGAGCGACGAGCAGGCTGCCTATATCGGTGTGCCCAAGCACGGACCGTATAAGCCTAATCATTATCGTTATTGA